A part of Sander vitreus isolate 19-12246 chromosome 8, sanVit1, whole genome shotgun sequence genomic DNA contains:
- the ska1 gene encoding SKA complex subunit 1 → MNELDDVSHHIQDRISSLQRMLDLSVAELPQNKMKKLGQELFLLEGLLEEFEKCVGRQREQLKHLKELEKSLQKDLEDVQHIKDNVPAHMPRKKEPANGSQPVKNQREGGDVQPAQPENVKKTNKSFVRELEVITMPEFQSIPQYMKGRASYEQLNAAVQSINTAAAAKYKILRQPLKSLNNHARKLHQRFKDQETKDTKGHHFVVEDDIREFTPMKVDKRFQGILNMLRHCQRLRELRGGGVIRYMLL, encoded by the exons ATGAATGAGCTGGACGATGTCAGCCATCACATCCAGGACAGGATCTCTTCCTTACAGCGCATGCTGGATCTGTCTGTTGCTG AATTGCCTCAAAATAAGATGAAGAAGCTTGGACAAGAGCTCTTTCTACTGGAGGGACTTCTGGAGGAGTTTGAAAAGTGTGTTGGtcgacagagagagcagctgaaGCATCTGAAG GAACTTGAGAAGTCTCTCCAGAAGGATTTGGAGGATGTCCAGCACATTAAGGACAACGTACCTGCACACATGCCCCGGAAGAAAGAGCCAGCAAA TGGAAGCCAACCTGTAAAGAACCAGAGAGAAGGTGGAGATGTTCAGCCAGCCCAGCcggaaaatgtcaaaaagaccaACAAGAGCTTCGTCAGAGAGCTGGAGGTCATCACTATGCCAGAGTTTCAGAGCATCCCTCA GTACATGAAAGGACGTGCATCATATGAACAACTTAATGCTGCGGTGCAGAGCATTAACACAGCGGCAGCAGCCAAGTACAAGATCCTCCGTCAGCCGCTGAAAAGTCTCAACAATCACGCCCGCAAGCTGCACCAGCGCTTCAAGGACCAGgagacaaaagacacaaaag GTCACCATTTTGTGGTGGAGGATGACATCCGTGAATTTACTCCGATGAAGGTGGACAAACGCTTTCAAGGGATTCTGAACATGCTGCGACACTGCCAGCGGCTCCGGGAGCTTCGAGGGGGGGGCGTCATCCGATACATGTTGTTATGA